One window of the Crateriforma spongiae genome contains the following:
- a CDS encoding metal ABC transporter permease: MIEPLNTLTWELDGWIIVAGVLCAVSCALLGNFLVLRRMSLLGDAVTHAVLPGLAVAFFISDSRSSVPMFLGAVIVGVLTALFTEWIRRAGSVDEGASMGVVFTSLFALGLILVVQAADHVDLDPGCVLYGAIELTPLDRLDTVFGSIPRAVVVLAVVMLVNLAFLLFFYKELKVSSFDPGLSTTMGFSSTLIHYVLMVLVAVTAVASFESVGNILVVAMFVVPPAAAFLLTDRLGRMIAISTVLAIISAVSGHIGAIAVPAGFGYRSTSTAGMMAVSAGVLLAAAALFGPRHGILVRLVRRRLLALRILCDDVCAYLFRLGERQTVDAAGAGELAANLLTGKLPLHLATTILRINGQVSRDGDSFRLTDSGRSRAQQLVRSHRLWEQYLVERAGLDQERIHDKAERLEHFTDLELRSRLDDETDRPTLDPHGAEIPDERVEAEDRGEEPAEAESQNRNDRTSDDRMRSNE; this comes from the coding sequence ATGATCGAACCGCTGAACACGCTGACGTGGGAACTGGACGGCTGGATCATTGTCGCCGGCGTGCTTTGCGCCGTGTCCTGCGCGCTGTTGGGCAACTTCTTGGTGTTACGGCGCATGAGCCTGCTTGGCGACGCGGTTACCCATGCGGTTTTGCCCGGTTTGGCGGTCGCATTTTTCATCAGCGACAGTCGTTCCAGCGTGCCGATGTTTTTGGGCGCGGTGATCGTGGGCGTCCTGACTGCTTTGTTCACCGAATGGATACGCCGAGCCGGCAGCGTGGATGAAGGCGCATCGATGGGCGTGGTGTTCACATCGTTGTTCGCGTTAGGCTTGATCTTGGTCGTTCAGGCCGCCGATCACGTGGATCTGGATCCGGGATGCGTGTTGTATGGGGCCATCGAACTGACGCCGCTGGATCGCTTGGACACTGTTTTCGGGTCGATCCCTCGTGCGGTGGTCGTGCTTGCTGTCGTGATGTTGGTCAACCTGGCGTTCTTGCTGTTCTTTTACAAAGAGCTGAAGGTCAGTTCGTTTGACCCGGGACTGTCCACGACCATGGGGTTCAGTTCGACCCTGATCCACTACGTGTTGATGGTATTGGTAGCCGTGACGGCGGTGGCCAGTTTTGAAAGCGTCGGAAACATCTTGGTTGTCGCCATGTTTGTCGTTCCGCCGGCGGCCGCGTTCCTATTGACCGATCGGCTGGGACGAATGATCGCGATCAGCACCGTGTTGGCGATCATCAGCGCGGTGTCGGGGCACATCGGTGCGATCGCGGTTCCCGCAGGTTTTGGTTACCGCAGCACATCGACCGCCGGCATGATGGCGGTGTCCGCCGGCGTTTTGTTGGCCGCCGCCGCGTTGTTCGGACCGCGACACGGCATCCTGGTCCGTTTGGTGCGTCGTCGGTTGTTGGCGTTGCGAATCTTGTGCGACGATGTTTGTGCGTATTTGTTTCGATTGGGGGAACGGCAAACGGTGGATGCTGCCGGTGCGGGTGAACTGGCGGCCAATCTGTTGACCGGCAAATTGCCGTTGCACTTGGCCACGACGATTTTGCGGATCAACGGACAAGTATCGCGTGACGGCGACTCGTTTCGTCTGACGGATTCCGGTCGTTCGCGAGCCCAACAGCTGGTGCGTTCGCACCGTTTGTGGGAACAGTACTTGGTCGAACGAGCGGGATTGGACCAGGAAAGAATCCACGACAAGGCGGAGCGTCTGGAACACTTCACGGATCTGGAACTGCGGTCACGTTTGGATGACGAAACGGACCGACCAACCCTGGACCCACACGGTGCAGAAATTCCCGATGAACGGGTCGAAGCCGAAGATCGTGGTGAAGAGCCGGCTGAGGCCGAAAGCCAGAATCGTAACGATCGGACCTCCGACGATCGGATGCGTTCGAACGAGTAG
- a CDS encoding 3-keto-disaccharide hydrolase, giving the protein MVLSISRRRIFAGLAVALAAVTVTHFTVASADDTAAPSPSPELKPIFNGEDLSGWDGDSRLWSVRDGVIHGETTPENPSKGNTFLIWEGGNVGDFELRLSFRCSVTNNSGIQYRSTRVTEGKQATNDWVVKGYQHEVRNEEDFPNVPSFIYDEKGSRKRMCMVGEVAVWDADGKKVLRDDLIDQAGFKELMKVDDWNDVVIIAKGNNIKHYLNGRLVLDFTDKHPEKALSEGVLALQLHGGKPMWTEFKDVRLAQF; this is encoded by the coding sequence ATGGTCCTTTCGATTTCCCGCCGCCGCATTTTTGCCGGCCTTGCCGTGGCTTTGGCCGCCGTCACCGTTACCCATTTCACCGTCGCATCGGCCGATGACACCGCCGCCCCATCGCCGTCGCCCGAGCTGAAGCCGATTTTCAACGGAGAAGATCTGTCCGGCTGGGATGGCGATTCTCGATTGTGGTCCGTCCGCGACGGAGTGATCCACGGCGAGACCACCCCCGAAAATCCCTCCAAGGGCAACACGTTCTTGATCTGGGAAGGCGGCAATGTTGGCGATTTCGAATTGCGTTTGTCGTTCCGCTGCAGCGTGACGAACAATTCCGGGATCCAGTACCGGTCGACTCGGGTCACCGAAGGCAAGCAGGCCACCAATGATTGGGTCGTCAAAGGCTATCAGCACGAAGTCCGCAACGAAGAAGACTTTCCGAACGTTCCCAGCTTCATCTACGACGAAAAAGGCAGCCGGAAACGCATGTGCATGGTCGGCGAAGTCGCCGTCTGGGATGCCGACGGCAAAAAGGTGTTGCGTGACGATCTGATCGACCAAGCCGGGTTCAAAGAACTGATGAAGGTCGACGACTGGAACGACGTCGTCATCATCGCCAAAGGCAACAACATCAAACACTACCTGAACGGCCGTCTGGTGTTGGACTTCACCGACAAGCATCCCGAAAAGGCCTTGTCCGAAGGCGTTTTGGCTCTTCAGCTTCACGGCGGGAAGCCAATGTGGACGGAATTCAAAGACGTCCGATTGGCCCAGTTCTAG
- the hemP gene encoding hemin uptake protein HemP yields MNEPTEQPKRPVSLPLKSDATGEPCPTKARYGNQSDSDDVCASCSSKPPVPSSGRAALQSHGGNCHVLDFAELAGGCNQVFICLQDEVYTLKRTRNNKLILHK; encoded by the coding sequence ATGAACGAGCCGACCGAACAGCCGAAACGACCCGTGTCGCTGCCGCTGAAAAGTGACGCGACGGGCGAGCCCTGTCCGACGAAGGCTCGGTATGGGAATCAATCCGACAGCGATGACGTCTGTGCGTCTTGCAGTTCGAAGCCGCCGGTGCCCAGTTCCGGCCGTGCCGCGTTGCAGTCCCATGGCGGCAATTGCCACGTTCTGGACTTCGCCGAACTTGCCGGTGGTTGCAATCAGGTCTTCATCTGTCTGCAGGATGAGGTTTACACGTTGAAGCGGACACGCAACAACAAGCTGATTCTGCACAAGTAG
- a CDS encoding ArsR/SmtB family transcription factor, translated as MKKKEIAKYEARAQVFKALAHPARLKIMDELAVHEERCVCDLTEVVGFDMSTVSRHLSVLKNAGLVGTEKRGQMVFYRSTVCCLTGFTECVENVLNNNVKQQQAALKA; from the coding sequence ATGAAGAAGAAAGAAATTGCCAAATACGAAGCCCGCGCTCAGGTGTTCAAAGCGCTGGCCCATCCGGCGCGGTTGAAGATCATGGACGAACTTGCGGTGCACGAAGAACGGTGCGTGTGTGACCTGACCGAAGTCGTCGGGTTTGACATGTCGACCGTCTCACGGCACCTGTCCGTTCTGAAGAACGCCGGATTGGTCGGTACCGAAAAGCGCGGGCAGATGGTTTTCTATCGTTCGACGGTATGCTGCCTGACCGGCTTTACCGAGTGTGTGGAAAACGTCTTGAACAACAACGTGAAACAACAACAGGCTGCATTGAAGGCGTAG
- a CDS encoding permease codes for MMDRKQLGILAALVGVFLFAYFVNFTSPEVQNAMHEAFYMLQWYVRYHTLACVVPAMFIAGAIATFFRKEAVLRHLGPKANKVEAYGVASTSGTVLAVCSCSVLPMFAGIYRVGAGLGPASAFLYAGPAINVMAIFLTARVLGLDLGLARVVGSIVFAIVIGLIMAVIFRTDEQKRSAAAMQLPDPPPAKRKGWQTVLFFASMILFLVFSDWANPSQTVINTTDGRQMTVSVLIRTSETYRVQLEQPLGDHPKGTKLVLNIDQIESETDLTPASYQWVAWVYHHRWYFAATLFVATLVMVGAWFDADEIAAWMNETWSFSKSIIPLLFGGVLATGFIGALIPEHIVASWVGGDSFRANLVASMIGGMWYFATLTEVPILEALLGLGMGRGPALSLLLAGPALSLPSIAVIYSVIGGKKTIAFVVLTVLMSTIVGMIFGWFFV; via the coding sequence ATGATGGACCGAAAACAACTGGGAATCTTAGCGGCGTTGGTGGGTGTGTTCCTGTTCGCCTATTTCGTGAACTTCACCAGCCCGGAAGTGCAGAACGCGATGCACGAAGCGTTCTATATGTTGCAGTGGTACGTCCGCTATCACACGTTGGCCTGCGTCGTGCCTGCCATGTTCATCGCCGGTGCAATCGCCACATTCTTTCGCAAGGAAGCCGTGCTGCGGCATCTGGGGCCGAAGGCAAATAAAGTAGAGGCGTACGGCGTGGCTTCCACCTCCGGCACCGTGCTTGCCGTGTGTTCATGCAGCGTGCTGCCGATGTTTGCGGGAATCTATCGCGTCGGCGCGGGCTTGGGCCCTGCATCCGCATTCTTGTACGCCGGACCGGCAATCAACGTGATGGCGATCTTTCTGACCGCACGTGTGCTGGGGTTGGATCTGGGCCTTGCCCGCGTCGTGGGGTCGATTGTGTTCGCAATCGTGATCGGCCTGATCATGGCGGTGATCTTTCGCACCGATGAACAGAAGCGTAGCGCCGCGGCGATGCAGCTTCCTGATCCGCCGCCGGCCAAACGCAAAGGCTGGCAAACGGTCCTGTTCTTCGCCAGCATGATTCTGTTCTTGGTATTCAGCGATTGGGCCAACCCCAGTCAAACAGTGATCAATACAACCGATGGCCGACAGATGACCGTGTCGGTGCTGATTCGGACCAGCGAAACTTATCGTGTCCAGCTGGAACAACCGCTTGGCGATCATCCCAAAGGTACGAAGCTGGTTTTGAACATTGACCAGATCGAATCAGAAACCGATCTGACCCCAGCCAGCTACCAATGGGTTGCATGGGTCTATCACCACCGCTGGTACTTCGCCGCGACGCTGTTCGTTGCAACCTTGGTCATGGTTGGGGCGTGGTTCGATGCCGATGAGATTGCCGCGTGGATGAATGAGACATGGAGCTTTTCAAAGTCCATCATCCCGCTGCTTTTCGGCGGCGTTTTGGCAACAGGATTCATTGGAGCCCTGATTCCTGAACACATCGTTGCCAGTTGGGTCGGTGGCGACAGTTTTCGCGCCAACTTGGTCGCATCGATGATCGGCGGCATGTGGTATTTCGCCACTCTGACCGAAGTCCCGATCCTGGAGGCTCTATTGGGTTTAGGCATGGGGCGCGGCCCGGCGTTGTCACTATTGTTGGCCGGACCGGCGTTGTCGCTGCCCAGTATTGCAGTGATCTACAGCGTCATCGGCGGAAAGAAGACCATCGCGTTTGTCGTATTGACCGTTCTGATGAGCACGATCGTCGGAATGATTTTCGGGTGGTTCTTTGTGTAA
- a CDS encoding thioredoxin family protein, whose protein sequence is MKLIQILGTGCSKCDCLKKNVEQAVVQSNADAKVEKVTDITKITSFGVMMTPALAINGEVKVVGKVPSPDEIAKLLA, encoded by the coding sequence ATGAAGTTGATTCAAATCTTGGGTACGGGGTGTTCGAAGTGCGATTGCTTGAAAAAGAACGTTGAACAGGCGGTCGTGCAATCGAATGCAGACGCCAAAGTCGAAAAGGTTACCGACATTACAAAGATCACCAGCTTCGGTGTGATGATGACACCTGCACTGGCGATCAACGGCGAAGTGAAAGTCGTCGGCAAAGTTCCTTCACCCGACGAGATCGCAAAGCTATTGGCTTGA
- a CDS encoding nitrophenyl compound nitroreductase subunit ArsF family protein, with protein sequence MDLKNALGVCVISFFAATLVMLIARSLDNQAAGRIEQQLTRIADQLETLQLADADGARLPVAATQSSNALVTTDALVVHYFFSNTRCVTCRAIEEQTRKVLKHSFATQLDDGDVVWKTLNYEDPDNAEWADRFEIMMPVVVLAKYQNGEIVDWKRLDEVWGRVGDTDGFEQLIVNQVERMLSNPMETPVLEQAVEIPLPDMETKKTES encoded by the coding sequence ATGGATCTGAAAAATGCACTTGGCGTGTGTGTGATTTCCTTTTTCGCGGCGACTCTGGTCATGCTGATCGCTCGATCGCTGGACAACCAGGCCGCCGGACGAATCGAACAGCAATTGACGCGGATCGCCGATCAGTTGGAAACACTTCAATTGGCCGATGCCGATGGAGCCCGATTGCCGGTGGCGGCAACTCAAAGTTCAAACGCCTTGGTGACCACCGACGCTTTGGTGGTGCACTACTTCTTCAGCAACACACGCTGCGTGACGTGTCGTGCAATCGAAGAACAAACACGAAAGGTGTTGAAGCACAGCTTTGCGACGCAGTTGGACGACGGCGACGTTGTTTGGAAAACGCTGAACTATGAAGATCCCGATAATGCCGAGTGGGCTGATCGATTCGAAATCATGATGCCGGTTGTCGTTTTGGCAAAGTATCAGAACGGTGAAATCGTCGACTGGAAACGCTTGGATGAAGTCTGGGGGCGGGTCGGTGACACCGACGGATTCGAGCAATTGATCGTCAATCAAGTCGAAAGAATGCTATCCAATCCGATGGAAACGCCAGTTCTCGAA